In one window of Henckelia pumila isolate YLH828 chromosome 1, ASM3356847v2, whole genome shotgun sequence DNA:
- the LOC140877224 gene encoding copper-transporting ATPase PAA2, chloroplastic, translated as MSAATLLRLSISPAQRRHDYSPRLHKWRSLQPHQHLPRFHKRRPISSKAVEFGAPSELRQQEKSAREETQSTVLLDVSGMMCGACVTRVKSIISADERVDSVVVNMLTETAAIKLKEELEDEFSSVAEELARRVSDSGFEARRRLSGMGVEAKVRKWREAVDKKEELLVKSRNRVAFAWTLVALCCGSHASHILHSLGIHIAHGSIFDVLHNSYVKGGLALGSLLGPGRDLLWDGLRAFRKGSPNMNSLVGFGSIAAFAISAVSLLNPELQWNAAFFDEPVMLLGFILLGRSLEERARIKASSDMNELLSLISTKSRLVITPFGSDISADSVLCSDAMCIEVPTDDIRVSDSILVLPGETIPVDGKVLAGRSVVDESMLTGESLPVFKEKGLSVSSGTINWDGPLRIEASSTGSNSTISKIVNMVEEAQGREAPIQRLADSIAGPFVYSVMTLSAATFVFWYYIGTHIFPDVLLNDIAGPDGNSLLLSMKLAVDVLVVSCPCALGLATPTAILVGTSLGAKQGLLIRGGDVLERLAGIDHITLDKTGTLTEGKPAVAAVACLGHDEAEILQIAAAVEKTASHPLANAIVAKAKSLNLNVPSTSGQLAEPGSGTMAEVNGLLVAVGKLSWVHERFQRRTSLSDLEKLEQSVTQQTSVNLSSSNHSRTIVYVGREGEGVIGAIGISDNVRHDAASTISRLQQKGIRTVILSGDREEAVASVAKTVGIEDKFVNGSLTPQQKSGVISNLQASGHRVAVVGDGINDAPSLAIADVGIALQIDGQENAASNAASIVLLGNRLSQVVEAVDLARATMAKVRQNLTWAVAYNVIAIPMASGILLPHFDFAMTPSLSGGMMALSSIFVVSNSILLQLHDPRRKKETSHDNN; from the exons ATGTCCGCAGCAACTCTTCTCCGTTTATCCATCTCACCTGCTCAACGCCGCCATGATTACTCCCCTCGCCTCCACAAGTGGCGGAGCTTGCAACCTCATCAACATTTGCCGAGATTCCACAAACGCAGACCAATTTCCTCTAAAGCCGTGGAATTTGGAGCGCCTAGTGAGCTCCGGCAGCAAGAGAAGTCGGCTCGAGAAGAAACACAATCGACGGTTCTATTGGATGTGTCCGGAATGATGTGTGGCGCGTGCGTGACTCGCGTCAAGTCTATCATTTCCGCCGACGAGCGTGTTGACTCGGTCGTGGTGAACATGCTGACCGAGACGGCTGCGATCAAGCTGAAGGAAGAATTAGAAGATGAATTCTCCAGCGTGGCGGAGGAATTGGCGAGAAGAGTGTCGGATAGTGGATTTGAGGCGCGGCGGAGATTGTCGGGGATGGGGGTGGAGGCTAAGGTGCGCAAGTGGAGGGAGGCGGTGGATAAGAAGGAAGAGTTGCTGGTGAAGAGCAGGAATCGCGTGGCGTTCGCTTGGACTTTGGTTGCGCTCTGTTGTGGTTCTCACGCATCACACATCCTGCATTCCCTCGGCATTCATATAGCTCATG GATCAATATTTGATGTTCTACACAATTCATATGTGAAAGGAGGTTTGGCTTTGGGATCTCTCTTGGGACCTGGACGAG ACTTACTTTGGGATGGATTAAGGGCATTCAGAAAGGGTTCGCCCAATATGAACTCTCTTGTTGGCTTTGGATCAATTGCTGCATTTGCCATAAGTGCG GTGTCTCTACTCAACCCTGAACTTCAATGGAATGCAGCGTTTTTCGATGAACCT GTCATGCTTCTTGGTTTTATCTTATTGGGGCGTTCACTAGAAGAAAGAGCAAGGATCAAAGCATCCAGTGACATGAATGAGCTTCTG TCGCTTATATCAACTAAATCAAGGCTCGTGATTACTCCCTTCGGAAGTGATATTTCTGCTGACAGCGTTCTTTGTTCTGATGCAATGTGCATCGAAGTTCCCACCGATGATATTAGAGTCAGTGATTCAATCTTGGTCTTGCCTGGAGAAACAATTCCTGTAGAC GGAAAAGTGCTTGCAGGTCGAAGTGTAGTGGATGAGTCTATGCTTACTGGTGAATCTCTTCCTGTATTCAAGGAAAAAGGCCTTTCTGTTTCATCAGGGACAATTAATTGG GATGGTCCTTTAAGGATAGAGGCCTCTTCCACAGGATCAAATTCCACAATCTCCAAGATTGTTAACATG GTAGAAGAAGCTCAAGGACGGGAAGCACCCATCCAAAGGCTTGCAGATTCAATCGCTGGCCCGTTTGTCTATAGTGTCATGACATTATCTGCAGCCACATTTGTTTTTTG gTACTACATTGGAACACATATATTTCCAGATGTGTTGCTTAATGATATAGCTGGGCCAGATGGAAACTCTCTGCTTTTGAGCATGAAGCTCGCTGTAGATGTTTTG GTTGTTTCGTGCCCATGTGCGTTAGGCCTCGCAACACCAACAGCAATTCTAGTCGGAACCTCCCTTG GAGCAAAACAAGGACTTCTTATAAGAGGAGGAGATGTGTTGGAACGCTTGGCAGGCATAGATCACATTACTTTGGATAAA ACAGGAACTCTCACTGAAGGAAAACCTGCTGTGGCAGCTGTTGCATGTCTGGGCCACGATGAAGCAGAAATACTTCAAATTGCTGCTGCAGTGGAAAAAACGGCCTCTCATCCACTTGCAAACGCTATTGTAGCTAAAGCCAAATCTTTAAATTTGAATGTTCCTAGCACTTCTGGTCAACTAGCTGAGCCTGGCTCTGGAACCATGGCTGAAGTGAATGGGCTGTTAGTGGCAGTCGGCAAATTAAGTTGGGTGCACGAGCGTTTTCAACGAAGAACAAGCCTCTCGGACCTAGAGAAACTCGAGCAGTCCGTGACACAGCAAACATCTGTGAATTTATCATCATCTAATCATTCAAGGACAATTGTTTATGTCGGTAGGGAGGGAGAAGGTGTAATTGGTGCTATAGGAATATCTGACAATGTGCGTCACGATGCGGCATCAACGATATCTAG GCTTCAGCAGAAGGGAATTCGGACAGTTATTTTATCGGGGGACAGGGAAGAGGCAGTTGCATCTGTAGCAAAGACAGTTGGAATAGAAGATAAATTTGTAAACGGTTCTTTAACACCACAGCAAAAATCTGGTGTTATATCTAACCTCCAAGCATCGGGTCATCGTGTTGCTGTG GTTGGCGATGGTATTAATGATGCCCCTTCTCTTGCAATCGCTGATGTTGGGATTGCTTTGCAAATTGATGGTCAAGAAAATGCTGCATCAAATGCAGCATCTATTGTACTGCTGGGAAATAGACTTTCACAG GTAGTAGAAGCGGTTGATCTTGCAAGAGCAACAATGGCAAAAGTGCGTCAAAATCTCACTTGGGCAGTCGCATATAATGTTATTGCAATTCCTATGGCATCAGGAATACTACTTCCCCATTTTGATTTTGCAATGACGCCTTCTCTTTCCG GGGGAATGATGGCTTTGAGCTCAATCTTTGTTGTAAGCAACTCAATACTTCTGCAGCTCCACGACCCTCGGAGGAAGAAAGAGACGAGCCACGACAACAATTAG
- the LOC140874662 gene encoding G-protein coupled receptor 1, translating to MATVQAIMGNLTVSERGILTAINSGASSLSLIGSGFIVLCYLLFRELRKFSFKLVFFLALSDMFCSFFGIIGDPSKGLFCYAQGYTTHFFCVASFLWTTTIAFTLHRTVVRHKTDVEDLEPMFHLYVWGTSIVMTVIRSIGNDHGHISRIGAWCWAQTGRTGKVVHFITFYAPLWGAILFNGITYFQVIRMLNNAARMAVGMSEWAYQSDARPDMKVLNRWGYYPLILIGSWFFGTINRIHDLIEPGHKIFWLSVLDVGMSALMGLFNSIAYGLNSSVRRAIYERLDLLPDRFRRWFPKSWKPRGQQLASELVSLKIEDQR from the exons ATGGCCACCGTTCAGGCAATTATGGGGAACTTGACGGTGTCGGAGCGAGGAATCCTGACGGCGATCAACTCCGGCGCCTCCAGTCTATCGCTAATCGGCTCCGGATTCATAGTTCTCTGTTATTTACTATTTAGAGAGCTCCGAAAGTTCTCTTTCAAGCTCGTTTTCTTCCTCGCTCTTTCC GACATGTTCTGCAGTTTCTTCGGCATCATTGG GGATCCATCCAAAGGACTCTTTTGTTATGCCCAAGGCTACACAACGCATTTTTTCTGTGTGGCTTCTTTCCTTTGGACAACTACAATCGCATTTACTCTACACCGCACGGTTGTTAGACATAAAACCGATGTGGAGGATTTGGAGCCGATGTTTCATCTGTATGTGTGGG GAACCTCAATTGTCATGACAGTAATTCGCTCTATTGGCAATGACCATGGTCATATAAGTCGTATAGGTGCATGGTGTTGGGCACAAACAGGGCGTACTGGAAAG GTGGTTCACTTTATAACATTTTATGCTCCTCTGTGGGGCGCaattcttttcaatggcatCACCTATTTTCAAGTGATACGCATGTTAAACAATGCAGCTCGT ATGGCGGTTGGAATGTCAGAATGGGCATACCAATCAGATGCACGGCCTGATATGAAg GTGCTGAATAGATGGGGTTACTATCCACTCATCCTCATAGGATCATGGTTCTTTGGCACAATTAACCGTATCCATGACTTAATTGAACCAGGTCATAAAATCTTTTGGCTGTCAGTTCTTGATGTTGGCATGTCAGCACTTATG GGCCTCTTCAACTCAATAGCCTATGGTCTCAACTCGTCAGTGCGGAGGGCCATTTACGAAAGATTGGATCT GTTACCAGATAGATTTAGAAGATGGTTTCCAAAGAGTTGGAAGCCAAGGGGCCAACAACTGGCCAGTGAGCTGGTTTCATTGAAAATTGAGGACCAACGGTGA